A region of the Leptolyngbya sp. CCY15150 genome:
TGGTGTAGGCAGCTATAGCCGTATCAAACTGGCGTAGGTCTTCGTAGGCATTGCCCAGCCTGCGGTAAAGATCCTGTTCTAGGGTTGGGTTGGGGTGCCGCTTCAGCAGGTCTAGCCCTGCCAGCAGGTAGTCTCTGGCTTTTGCGGGCTGCTTTTGGGTGTAGTATGCAGAGCCAATTTTGTAATAAAGTTCGCAGCACTGGGCCAGATCCTGGGGGGCGATGGGCTTGCCGGTGGGGTTTAGCTCCATCAAGAGCTGCTTGAGCTGCTCAATCTGTTCCTGGTTATCGGTGGAGGCAATATAGGGCAAGGGGCGCTCAAATGCCTCGGTGCGCAGTTGCTCTACCGTCTGGGCAGAGGTTTTGAAGCGAAATAGGCCCGACTGCCAGGCCCAAAAATCTGGAGCGTATTGGCTAATGCGGGTGAGGGCATAGTCGGGCAACACAAACAGCAGCGGATGGGGAACTATGTCGCGGTAGGCATCGCGGACAAAGTTGAGGTCTTGCAGCATGGGCGGATAGGCTCCCACCCCGTCGGTGCCGATCGCTGTCTCTAGCCCCTGGAGATAAAGCACTAGCTTTTGATCGGCCTTGGGGGGCGATGATGCGTGGAGCTGGGCCAACCGCTGCCGCAGTTCGTCTAGCAGGTAGCGCAGATCGGGCTGACGGGAGAAGTTCATCACCTCAATATGGATCTCTGTATCTGCCAAATGCTGGCGCAGGGCCTCAGCCAGCAGGATTCTGTCTTGCTCTTGGTTGATTTCCACAAAGCCGATGGTCAGCCCTTCGGCAAAGTCAATAAACGTCAACAGCTCGGCAAACTCCTGCTGATTTTCCTCCACTAAGGTCTCGCTTGTGGAAGGGCTGGGAGATGTCGGGGCAGGCGGAGGGGCTTCAGACATCGGCAGCCTCCTGAAGTGCAGCTTGAAAGAGTTGGCTTTGGCGCACTGCTGGGTTGGGGTAGTTCCAACGGTCAAGGCCGTTATATTCCAGCACCGACGTGTTGTACAGCATCAACTGCCCCACCTCATCTTTGGTGATGTTTTTGGTTAGGCAAACCCTGGCCAGGAGGGGATAGTGCTCATCGGGCACAAAGCGCTCAAAGTTAAACTGCTGCTGCTTAATGGCATACTCCACATCCTCCGGCTGCACTTTAGCGTGCTTGCGGGTGCTAGCAGTTTGGCAAGCGCTGCGCACCATCTGCATCAGTTGGCGCACGTGGCCACCGCTGGCTTTTACCAAGTCCAGCACCTGCTGATCGGAGGCAAACAGCAGCTCCGTATCGATTCGTCGTTTAATAATTTCGGACACCTGGGTCAGCCCTTCGTCCATGTAGTCTAGGTCGCAGCGCTGACGCTCCAATTGGTAGATATTCACCATGGAAACAATGTGGGGCTCGCCAAAAAAAGTATTGATGATATTTTTGGCAGAGCACAGCACCGAAATTGGCACGGTGTAGATCAGGGTACAGTTGAGGTCTTGCAACTGAGCCGCATAGTCAAAGAATAGGTGATCGCCCACCCGAGGCGGCACGCGATCCAAGTTATCAAAAATTACCAAAAACCCTTTGGGATAGAGAGGCGAAACTTTTTGGTAGGCATCGAGCAGCAAGGCATTCACATCCGCCTTCAGGCGCGAAATATCTCGCTGGAGGATCTGGCGAATCACGGTTTTTTGCTTGTCGGCCCCCTTGATCTGAGCTAGCAGCTTCACCATCAGCTTGGCCAAAAACGGAGCCTCTGCCCCCAACGTAGCCTCCGCATTCACGCTCACCGAGCTTTCCACGGTGCGCTCATCTTCACGGGTGATTTCTTTAAACCAGTCTTCAACCCTTGTTTGCAGCGTTGCATCAAACCGCAACTCTAGTTGCCGCAGAGCAAATTCAATCTGCTTGATGATGATTAAATAAAAATCGGTATATTCCGCATCGTTGGGATCAGTTTCTTCGTTAGCTTCCAGGTAGATCACCCAGTAGTCTTTTTCCCACTGGCGGCGAATGCGTTGGAGTTCGGTACTTTTGCCACAGCCCCGATGGCCGGTAAACAGAATGGTGCAAAACTCCCCCGGCTCTTGGAAGTCCAGCACTGTGTTCACCCCCTCGATCGCCTCCGTTTTGCGCACCGGAGTCAAATCGACGTAGTAGCGCTCTAGCCCAGCCCCCGACAGCGGGTTCACATCACATAGCCGAAACCCTTCTTTTAATGTTTTTGCCCGAAAATCTTCCATACAAGCTAGTGATGTTTAAGAGCGATGGACAAAACGCGTTGAATCTATCCTAAGTCTACATGGCCCACTTCATATAGCTCACGTCACTTTTCAAAAGATGCCTAACGCTCACTTGCGACATATCGCCCTTGCTGCAAATCCCTTCTCCAGAGAACAAGGAGCGATGACAGCTATCGAATGAACCAATTTCAGGGGCACGAAGCTTAACATTTCTTGATTTTCCGTGCGCTCCCGGGTATACTCGGCACCACAAATCCTTTAACCACAGATTTTACAGGACTTAAACTTCCCGGCAATTTACACCTTCCAGAGAACAAGTTAGGATAAGCACATGAATGAGAGACAAAACCATGACTACTATTCAATCTTATTCTGATATTTTTGGTTTGCGGCTTCCCGCTGGCCAATTAAGGGACATTGAGTCACCAGCACATCGGTTGAGCATCAGTCACCATCAACTGATGCAGAGAGATTCACTCACCGACTCAGAAGTATCTTACCGAGTATACCAGGAATCTGTAACCACAGTTTTTTTGGTCTATTGGCTTCCTGAAAAACATGTTAGAATGAGCCAGGGAAGAATCACTGTTGCTCATTGACTTGATGGCAATCCCAAAAATTAGAATGACCATGGGCTATTACGCCTATGGTCACCCATGTAAAGCCTGGATTTTGAGACAGTTTGGCGACCGGGCTCAAAACCAGGGAACAATCGCAATAATTGCGCACAAACATATGGTACCAAACATAGCTCTTTTGGTCTATTTGCTGTGTAGAGCCTATCGGGACAATCAGCAGGTTTTAGATCTAAGCTGGGCTCTGATGCTTGATGCACTTGAACAGATGGAGGGATATCTAAAAGAAGCAATGGACTACGAAGCCCTAGCCCAGTCTGAATCCCAGTATTTTCGCGATTGGATTACCCAAATGGGTTATAACCCCGATAATTTACCAAATCTAAGTGATGAAACATAGTTAATGCATTGCATCGCATCAATTTCTGATGCGATGCTTGCAGGACAAGACTAAAGATTTTGAGGAATCCGTGAATGAGAGATTGTCCAATTGTCCATAGAATGCTTCAATCATGGGATCAATCTAACGAAGGCTGCAAAAAACAGGCTTGATGTGTACCATGACAGTGCAGCACCCGTCAGGAGCCTCCATGGGAATTCAGACACCAAGCTGGGTTAAGCACGCGGTTTTTTACCAGATCTTCCCCGATCGCTTTGCCCAAGGTACGCCCCCAACCAACGCCGACCAACCCTGGGCCACCGTCCAACCCATCCCCTACGAACCATGGGTGGCAGAACCAACGCTTCAGGGCTACAAGGGCGGCAACCTCTGGGGGGTGATTGAAAAACTCGACTATCTTCAAGATCTGGGCATTAACGCCCTCTACTTCACGCCCATTTTCCAATCCGCCAGCAATCATCGCTACCACACCCACGACTACTACCAAGTCGATCCAATTTTGGGCGGCAATACCGCCTTTCACGCATTGCTGCAGGCGGCCCACCAACGAGAGATAAAAGTGGTGTTAGACGGCGTGTTTAACCATGCCAGCCGTGGCTTTTATTTTTTCAACGATATTTTAGAGAATGGCCCCTATTCGCCCTGGGTCGATTGGTTCAAAATCGAAGCCTGGCCCCTCTCTGCCTACGATGGTTCTTTGCCTGCCAACTATCGAGGCTGGGCAGGCAATCGTGCCTTGCCTGAGTTCAACCATGATCATCCTGCGGTGCGGGAATATATCATGCAGATTGGAGAATATTGGATCCGCCAAGGCATTGATGGTTGGCGCTTAGATGTACCCTTTGAAGTGAAAACACCGGGATTTTGGCAAGAGTTTCGCGATCGCATCAAGGCGCTCAATTCCGAAGCCTATATTGTGGGTGAAGTGTGGACAGATTCTCGCCATTGGCTGGATGGCACCCAGTTTGATGGAGTGATGAACTATTTGTTCACCGGGCCAACCATTGCCTTTACGGCAGGCGATCGCGTCATCCGAGAGCATGTGGAAGCACCGGCCTATGAACCCTACCCAGCCCTCGATGCCGCCGCCTATGCCGCGAAGATGCAGGATCTGTTGGAGCTCTACGATTGGGAAATTCAGCTCACCCAGTTGAATAGCTTGGCCAGCCATGACACGGCGCGATTGATGACCATTGTGGGCAGCGATCGCCCCAGCATTGAGCTGGCCACCCTGCTGCAGTTTACGTTCCCCGGTGCGCCCTGCATCTACTATGGCGATGAGGTGGGTCTGCCCGGCGGCTTTGATCCAGACTCGCGGCGCAGTTTTCCAGAACCCGCCGATTGGGATCAGGACTTGCTCGACTGCCACCGCGCCCTGATTGCCCTGCGCCATCAGTATGAAGCGCTGCGGGTGGGCACCTACCAATCGCTCTATAGCCATGACCTGCTGTATGTATTTGAGCGATCGCTGCCCGAGCAACAGATGTGGGTGGCGGTAAATGCCTCGGATGGAGTTCAGGCACTGCCCCTTGCCAAGCTGGGATTACCGGCTCTTCGTCAAATCGTCTACGGCAGCGGCACCTTGGAGGGCGAAACCCTCACCCTGCCACCCCGCTCCGGTGTGGTGGTGGTCTAGATCGAAAAAGCCCACCCGCCTCCCCGGAGGGAGGATTAAGCTGACGGATGAGCGTCAGGGGTGGGACAGTTCGTTAGGGAGATATGAACTTAGCGCTGTGCCGTTGCCTTACGTCTATACGTCATAAAGACGAGACTCTAGGGCATCGGGATAGTCATCGCAATATTGTTCAAAGTGGCTCTTGGTTGGATGATCGTGGCGTTGGTGCGAGAGTTCTGCTTGGAGTTCTTCAACCACATCCCAGGCGGCGGCGCAGGCCTTGGGATCGTTACCTTGCTTAGAAATGGCGCGGGCTTGAGCGATCGCTGCCTGAAGTTCTTGCTCAACCTTAGCCCAGTCAAATACGTGGTTTGCAACAGTAGACATGAGGCGTTGCCTCCTGGTCATGGATAAGAATCAATCAACAACTGATGTTGCGAGAGCTGTCGTTTGATCGGTACATATCTACTGTAGCTCCGTTAAGCAACATGAGAGAAGGCGGAAAACCCGTAGATTCCGAGAGATAATAGCCCTAGACGGATCAAAGCCGCCTATTGTCTACCTTTGAGACATTGTTGAAAAAAGCATGAAATATTCATCAGTTTCAAACCTGATTGTCATTGCGCTGTTTCTTGGATTCATCAGCGCCTCCAGCCTCGTGCATGTGCTTACCGAATCATGGTGGTTTGAAGCTGTAGGATTTTCTCAGGTTTTTTGGACGAGGCTCACCTGGCAGGTTGGTCTTTGGTTCGGGCTGTTGGGGCTCTACCTGGTGGTGCTCTTGGGCAACTATTTCTGGGCGATGCACCTCACCCGCCATCGCATTTTTCGGGTCTTGGTGGAAAGTGGGCGCTGGAATCCTCGCAGTGAATCCTTGCCCAATGTGGTGGCGATCGCCCTAGCCCTATTTCTGTCCTTCACCGCCGCCACCACCAGCGGCAGCGCATGGGAAACGGTGCTGCAATACCTGAATCCTTCCAGCTTTGCCGTCCAAGATCCTATCTATCAACAGGATGTGGGGTTTTACCTCTTTCGTCTGCCGTTGTACCAATGGCTGCAGCAGGTGGTGCTTTCTCTAGGGCTGTGGAGTTTGGTGCTCGCGGTGGCGGTCTATAGCCTCAAGGGTGAGTTGAGTATCGGCCGGGGCTGGCAACATCTGGTCACCGGCGGTGCCAAAATTCACCTGGGTCTGCTGCTGGCAGCGATCGCCTTGGCGGTGGCAACGGGCTTTTGGCTAGAGCGCTACGAGCTACTCTATTCCGCCGATGGCGTTGTTTATGGGGCAGGCTTTACCGATATCCATGCGCGGCTCTCGGCCTATTGGTTTATGGGCATCAGCACCTTGGTTTTAGCGGCGTTGTTTATTGGTTCCCTTTGGCAGCGCAGCGTCGCGTTGCCGGTGTTTGGCATGGGTGTCTATGTGCTTGCCTTGGTCTTAGTCAGCGGTCTATACCCCTGGTTCCAGCAGGAGTTTATCGTAAAGCCGAATGAACTGACGAAGGAAGCGCCCTACATTGCCCATAGCATTGACTTAACCCGCAAGGCCTACAATCTGGAAACCGTGGAGCGGCAAGACTATCCGGTGGAAAATCAACTGGATCAAGCAGCGATCGCCGCCAAGCAATCCACCCTGCAAAATATTCGCCTTTGGGACTATCGCCCCCTGCTGTCTACCTACCAGCAACTCCAGGAAATTCGTCTATACTACCGCTTCAGCGACGTCGATGTGGATCGCTACACCCTCGATGACGACTACCAGCAGGTGATGCTGGCGGCTCGGGAGCTGGACTATAGCCGCGTGCCCACGGAGGCAAAAACCTGGGTGAACCAGCGGCTGAAATATACCCATGGGTTTGGGGCGGTGATGAGTCCGGTGAACCGCGTCACCCGCAATGGCCTACCCGAATTTCTCATTCAAGATATTCCACCGGTCTCCAACACCAGCCTAGAGATTACCCAGCCCCGGCTGTACTACGGCGAAACAACCGATAGCTACATTTTTACCGGCACCAGCACCGATGAATTTGACTATCCTCGCAGCGAGGAGAATGCGGCCAATCGCTACGATGGGCTGGGGGGCGTGCCCATGCCGACCTGGTTCCACCGTCTGGCCTATGCCCTTGATTTGGGCAACTTCACGGTGCTGATTTCCAACTATTTCACCCCCGAGTCGCGCATTCTCTACCATCGCCCAATCCTAGAACGGGTGCAGCAGATTGCGCCGTTCCTCAGCTACGACAATGACCCCTACCTGACCATTGTGGACGGTCGCCTCCAGTGGATCATTGACGCCTACACGGTGAGCGATCGCTTTCCCTACTCGGCACCAGTGGCCCGCAGTCCAGACTTTACCCAGGCGTTTCAGGGGAGCAACATTAGCCAGGTGCTCCAGTCTAATACCAACTACATTCGCAACTCGGTGAAAGTGGTGGTTGATGCCTACGATGGCGTGCCCCAGTTCTACGTGGTGGACGATCAAGATCCGCTGCTGAATACCTATCGCCAGATCTTCCCGAACCTGTTTCGCGATCGCGACCAAATTCCCGAAACGCTGCAGGCCCATTTCCGCTACCCGGTGGATCTCTTCAAGATTCAGTCGCAGATGTATGCGGTGTACCACATGAGCAACCCGGAGGAGTTTTATAACCGGGAAGATGTGTGGCGCTTTCCCTTGGAGATCTACGAAGGCCGCCAAGAGGTAATGGAGCCGTACTACGTGATCATGGATTTACCAGGGGGCGATCGCCCTGAATTTACCCTGATCCTGCCGTTTACGCCCACCAACCGCGACAACATGATTGCCTGGATGGCAGCGCGCTCCGATGGCAGCAACTACGGCAAGCTGCTGCTCTACGAATTTCCTAAGCAGGAGTTAATCTATGGGCCTCGACAAATTGAAGCTCGGATTGACCAAGATCCCGAGATTTCCCAGCAGCTCACCCTCTGGAGCCAGGAAGGATCGCGGGTGATTCGTGGCGACTTGCTGGTGATTCCTATTCAGCAATCGTTGCTCTACGTGGAGCCAGTGTATCTCCGGGCCGAGCAAGGCGAATTGCCAGAACTGCGGCGGGTGATCATTTCCTATGGCGATCGCACCGTCATGGAACCGTCCTTGGATGAGGCGATCGCCGCCATCTTCGGCAGTCCTGTT
Encoded here:
- a CDS encoding UPF0182 family protein — protein: MKYSSVSNLIVIALFLGFISASSLVHVLTESWWFEAVGFSQVFWTRLTWQVGLWFGLLGLYLVVLLGNYFWAMHLTRHRIFRVLVESGRWNPRSESLPNVVAIALALFLSFTAATTSGSAWETVLQYLNPSSFAVQDPIYQQDVGFYLFRLPLYQWLQQVVLSLGLWSLVLAVAVYSLKGELSIGRGWQHLVTGGAKIHLGLLLAAIALAVATGFWLERYELLYSADGVVYGAGFTDIHARLSAYWFMGISTLVLAALFIGSLWQRSVALPVFGMGVYVLALVLVSGLYPWFQQEFIVKPNELTKEAPYIAHSIDLTRKAYNLETVERQDYPVENQLDQAAIAAKQSTLQNIRLWDYRPLLSTYQQLQEIRLYYRFSDVDVDRYTLDDDYQQVMLAARELDYSRVPTEAKTWVNQRLKYTHGFGAVMSPVNRVTRNGLPEFLIQDIPPVSNTSLEITQPRLYYGETTDSYIFTGTSTDEFDYPRSEENAANRYDGLGGVPMPTWFHRLAYALDLGNFTVLISNYFTPESRILYHRPILERVQQIAPFLSYDNDPYLTIVDGRLQWIIDAYTVSDRFPYSAPVARSPDFTQAFQGSNISQVLQSNTNYIRNSVKVVVDAYDGVPQFYVVDDQDPLLNTYRQIFPNLFRDRDQIPETLQAHFRYPVDLFKIQSQMYAVYHMSNPEEFYNREDVWRFPLEIYEGRQEVMEPYYVIMDLPGGDRPEFTLILPFTPTNRDNMIAWMAARSDGSNYGKLLLYEFPKQELIYGPRQIEARIDQDPEISQQLTLWSQEGSRVIRGDLLVIPIQQSLLYVEPVYLRAEQGELPELRRVIISYGDRTVMEPSLDEAIAAIFGSPVPVAEARPDTGAADTPVLPALVDDALTAYQNAQNALQQGDWASYGRYQQELGDLLERLNQPSGEPLPTP
- a CDS encoding tetratricopeptide repeat protein, with the translated sequence MSEAPPPAPTSPSPSTSETLVEENQQEFAELLTFIDFAEGLTIGFVEINQEQDRILLAEALRQHLADTEIHIEVMNFSRQPDLRYLLDELRQRLAQLHASSPPKADQKLVLYLQGLETAIGTDGVGAYPPMLQDLNFVRDAYRDIVPHPLLFVLPDYALTRISQYAPDFWAWQSGLFRFKTSAQTVEQLRTEAFERPLPYIASTDNQEQIEQLKQLLMELNPTGKPIAPQDLAQCCELYYKIGSAYYTQKQPAKARDYLLAGLDLLKRHPNPTLEQDLYRRLGNAYEDLRQFDTAIAAYTTALDLARATKRSSMESTLLHDLGDIALQQRQFDQAKAYYEQSLALKEARNDRYSQAVTHHNLGIVAQELREYEQARSHYQQALDIYIEYGDRYGQADIYHQLGIVAQELREYEQARSHYQQALDIKIEFGDRYSQASTYGQLGNLTKSLREYQQAGEHFQKALEIHIEFNDRYNQALDHHNLGMVAEKLQEYEQARSYYQQSLDIKIEYGDRYSQARTYSQLGLLAEELNELDQAKAHHLQDLQISVEFNDQHRIAFVLRNLARLYQTTQDDSLLTTVAQCLNITPDEVQQRFTAASA
- a CDS encoding Calvin cycle protein CP12, producing the protein MSTVANHVFDWAKVEQELQAAIAQARAISKQGNDPKACAAAWDVVEELQAELSHQRHDHPTKSHFEQYCDDYPDALESRLYDV
- a CDS encoding ATP-binding protein, which gives rise to MEDFRAKTLKEGFRLCDVNPLSGAGLERYYVDLTPVRKTEAIEGVNTVLDFQEPGEFCTILFTGHRGCGKSTELQRIRRQWEKDYWVIYLEANEETDPNDAEYTDFYLIIIKQIEFALRQLELRFDATLQTRVEDWFKEITREDERTVESSVSVNAEATLGAEAPFLAKLMVKLLAQIKGADKQKTVIRQILQRDISRLKADVNALLLDAYQKVSPLYPKGFLVIFDNLDRVPPRVGDHLFFDYAAQLQDLNCTLIYTVPISVLCSAKNIINTFFGEPHIVSMVNIYQLERQRCDLDYMDEGLTQVSEIIKRRIDTELLFASDQQVLDLVKASGGHVRQLMQMVRSACQTASTRKHAKVQPEDVEYAIKQQQFNFERFVPDEHYPLLARVCLTKNITKDEVGQLMLYNTSVLEYNGLDRWNYPNPAVRQSQLFQAALQEAADV
- a CDS encoding glycoside hydrolase family 13 protein, with the translated sequence MGIQTPSWVKHAVFYQIFPDRFAQGTPPTNADQPWATVQPIPYEPWVAEPTLQGYKGGNLWGVIEKLDYLQDLGINALYFTPIFQSASNHRYHTHDYYQVDPILGGNTAFHALLQAAHQREIKVVLDGVFNHASRGFYFFNDILENGPYSPWVDWFKIEAWPLSAYDGSLPANYRGWAGNRALPEFNHDHPAVREYIMQIGEYWIRQGIDGWRLDVPFEVKTPGFWQEFRDRIKALNSEAYIVGEVWTDSRHWLDGTQFDGVMNYLFTGPTIAFTAGDRVIREHVEAPAYEPYPALDAAAYAAKMQDLLELYDWEIQLTQLNSLASHDTARLMTIVGSDRPSIELATLLQFTFPGAPCIYYGDEVGLPGGFDPDSRRSFPEPADWDQDLLDCHRALIALRHQYEALRVGTYQSLYSHDLLYVFERSLPEQQMWVAVNASDGVQALPLAKLGLPALRQIVYGSGTLEGETLTLPPRSGVVVV